One region of Alosa sapidissima isolate fAloSap1 chromosome 1, fAloSap1.pri, whole genome shotgun sequence genomic DNA includes:
- the lyrm4 gene encoding LYR motif-containing protein 4, translated as MSLHWGPLVNMASSSKAQVLSLYRMLIRESKKFPSYNYRTYALRRVKDGFRENLAVDNPKTLDGLLNQARESLAVIKRQVSIGQYYTTQKTVVEDQRSRHF; from the exons ATGTCATTGCATTGGGGTCCTCTTGTAAACATGGCGTCGTCCAGTAAGGCACAGGTTCTCTCCCTCTATCGGATGCTAATAAGGGAAAGCAAAAAATTCCCCTCTTACAACTACAG GACTTATGCACTTCGCAGAGTGAAAGATGGCTTTAGAGAGAACCTTGCCGTGGACAACCCTAAAACGCTGGATGGGCTTTTAAACCAGGCTAGAGAGAGTCTTGCAGTTATAAAGAGACAG GTGTCCATTGGACAGTACTACACAACCCAGAAGACTGTTGTTGAGGATCAAAGGAGCAGGCATTTCTGA
- the ppp1r3g gene encoding protein phosphatase 1 regulatory subunit 3G: MSIRCYPQVMDTDPPNSFVPPELPAAFQEFSTSSHKKEDKPSDLESSDDDRCPLDLQKSSLKDRRRAKSLPVSAEQACLFENCAKRVQFADTFGLDLANVKHFNVTEDPHVPPKVFSRLKSYPHEEKDGRVVDLCDTFSSSLKLYRLNPTFTMPVDSEDFDMRLQQFGVALERVSITHFDVNGVIRAMNIDSARKEVGVRYTFNDWMTFVDTKAVLESSKTEQELWNQFVFTLYIPPYMNPACSVQFAVYYLTDQGDLWDNNAGQNYTLRWDNT, encoded by the coding sequence ATGTCTATTCGCTGCTATCCGCAAGTCATGGACACTGATCCACCAAACTCGTTCGTTCCCCCCGAACTACCTGCTGCTTTTCAAGAGTTCTCAACGTCATCGCACAAAAAGGAGGACAAGCCATCAGACCTCGAGTCAAGTGATGACGACAGGTGTCCATTAGATCTGCAGAAAAGCAGCCTTAAAGACCGTCGAAGAGCCAAGTCCTTACCTGTATCGGCAGAACAAGCGTGCCTTTTCGAGAACTGCGCAAAGAGGGTACAGTTTGCAGACACgtttggactcgacttggcgaATGTGAAGCACTTCAATGTCACCGAGGATCCACACGTCCCACCCAAAGTCTTCAGTAGATTGAAGAGCTATCCTCATGAGGAGAAAGATGGCAGAGTCGTCGACCTGTGCGACACATTTTCATCTTCTTTAAAACTGTACCGTTTGAATCCAACTTTCACAATGCCTGTTGATTCAGAGGACTTCGACATGCGCCTCCAGCAATTTGGGGTTGCTTTAGAGAGAGTGTCCATCACCCATTTTGACGTTAATGGTGTAATTCGAGCGATGAATATTGATTCAGCAAGGAAAGAAGTCGGGGTGAGGTATACATTCAATGATTGGATGACATTTGTGGACACAAAAGCGGTGCTCGAGTCTAGCAAAACAGAACAAGAACTTTGGAATCAATTTGTGTTTACTCTCTACATACCTCCGTATATGAACCCAGCATGCTCTGTGCAGTTTGCTGTGTACTATCTCACCGATCAAGGAGACCTCTGGGACAATAATGCAGGCCAGAATTACACCCTCAGATGGGATAATACATAG